DNA from Dietzia lutea:
CAGTGCGTGATTGTCGCGACGGTGCATCCGATCGCGTGCGGCAGCGACCAACCAGTCGATGCTGGGGTCAGGGTCGGTTTGCCACTCGGGATGCCACTGGACGCCCAGGACCGGGTGGTCAGGGATCTCGATCGTCTCCGCCACACCGTCGGCGGTGCGTCCGCTGACCACGAGATCGCGTCCCGGGGTATCGACACTCTGGTGATGCCATGAGTTGCGGACCAGTTGTTCGCCGAAAAGCCGACGGGCGAGGGTGTTTTCGAAGAGATCGATCACATGGTTCGGAGCCCCGGCAGAGGGCGCCGCCGCGGCCGCATAGTGCTCAATCTCCCCGGCAGGGAGGTCAGAGATGAGCGTTCCACCGCGGGACACGTTCAATACCTGGGCCCCGCGACAGACTCCCAATAGCGGGATCGACCGGTCCACGGCGGTGCGAGCCAATGCTATTTCAGACCGATCCCGGTTGAGATCATAACTGTTCGCAGCTTCCGTATTCGGGGCCAAGCGGTCTTCGG
Protein-coding regions in this window:
- a CDS encoding gamma-glutamyl-gamma-aminobutyrate hydrolase family protein — its product is MKARPLIGITGRKLSASVIRDMDLRYSSVEIDIVFNDYAECVAAAGGIPIYLPYQAEAEMVADRLDGVLITGGQDVHPSCWGRPDYAEDRLAPNTEAANSYDLNRDRSEIALARTAVDRSIPLLGVCRGAQVLNVSRGGTLISDLPAGEIEHYAAAAAPSAGAPNHVIDLFENTLARRLFGEQLVRNSWHHQSVDTPGRDLVVSGRTADGVAETIEIPDHPVLGVQWHPEWQTDPDPSIDWLVAAARDRMHRRDNHALSTTGSTTGTHRS